The following are encoded in a window of Clarias gariepinus isolate MV-2021 ecotype Netherlands chromosome 8, CGAR_prim_01v2, whole genome shotgun sequence genomic DNA:
- the fgfr2 gene encoding fibroblast growth factor receptor 2 isoform X6, giving the protein MGSVSRGRWRKGGWGGVSVTDAMSTWPWLTVVLLLVSLAASVRARPPIVPSEEEEAAVADGPPHWTSPEKMEKKLHAVPAANTVKFRCAAGGNPMPMLHWLKNGRPFRPEDRMGGYRVRHQHWTLIMESVVPSDKGNYTCVVENKYGSINHTYTLDVVERSPHRPILQAGLPANVTVHVGEDARFVCKVYSDAQPHIQWLHHITKNGSRYAPNGDPYVRVLKTAGVNTTDKEIEVLFLPNVTFKEAGEYTCLAGNSIGISYHSAWLTVLPAETDISEPDYPPDYVEIAIYCIGVFLIACMVVIVVVCRMRTSIKKPDFGGQPAVHKLTKQIPLRRQVTVSADSSSSMSSSTPLVRITTRRSSEHEHMIPEYELPEDPRWEFSRDKLTLGKPLGEGCFGQVVMAEALGIDKDKPKEAVTVAVKMLKDDATEKDLSDLVSEMEMMKMIGRHKNIINLLGACTQDGPLYVIVEYASKGNLREYLRARRPPGMEYSYDIARVSEEPLTFKDLVSCTYQVARGMEYLASQKCIHRDLAARNVLVTESNVMKIADFGLARDVHNIDYYKKTTNGRLPVKWMAPEALFDRVYTHQSDVWSFGVLMWEIFTLGGSPYPGIPVEELFKLLKEGHRMDKPANCTNDLYMMMKDCWHAISSQRPTFKQLVEDLDRILTLASQEEYIDLCAPTEQYSPCFPDTRSSCSSGDDSVFSHEPLPDEPCLPKYQHINGGIKT; this is encoded by the exons GGCCTCCACACTGGACGTCACCagaaaaaatggagaaaaagcTCCATGCAGTACCAGCAGCCAACACGGTGAAGTTCCGATGTGCAGCGGGGGGAAATCCAATGCCGATGCTACACTGGCTGAAAAATGGCAGACCGTTCCGGCCAGAGGACCGCATGGGTGGCTATAGG GTCCGACACCAGCACTGGACTTTGATCATGGAGAGTGTGGTTCCTTCTGACAAAGGCAACTACACCTGTGTTGTGGAGAACAAATATGGCTCGATAAACCACACCTACACCCTAGACGTAGTTG AACGTTCTCCACACCGGCCCATTCTCCAGGCAGGTCTGCCAGCCAACGTCACGGTGCATGTGGGAGAGGATGCTCGCTTTGTGTGTAAGGTGTACAGCGATGCCCAGCCTCACATCCAGTGGCTACATCACATCACGAAGAACGGCAGTCGCTACGCTCCCAATGGAGACCCTTATGTCCGTGTCCTCAAG ACGGCAGGTGTAAACACCACGGATAAAGAAATTGAGGTCCTCTTCCTGCCCAACGTTACTTTCAAGGAAGCTGGTGAATATACGTGTTTGGCGGGTAACTCTATTGGGATCTCCTATCACTCTGCTTGGTTGACGGTTCTTCCAG CTGAGACAGACATCTCAGAGCCTGATTATCCTCCGGACTACGTAGAGATCGCCATCTACTGCATCGGAGTGTTCCTCATCGCCTGCATGGTGGTCATCGTAGTCGTCTGCAGAATGCGGACGTCAATCAAGAAGCCTGATTTCGGAGGCCAACCCGCCGTCCACAAGCTGACCAAACAGATCCCACTGCGCCGCCAGGTAACA GTTTCAGCCGACTCGAGCTCTTCCATGAGCTCCAGTACGCCGCTGGTCAGGATCACGACGCGCAGAAGCTCTGAGCACGAGCACATGATCCCTGAGTATGAGCTTCCCGAAGATCCTCGCTGGGAATTCTCCAGAGACAA GCTGACGCTGGGTAAGCCACTAGGCGAAGGCTGTTTCGGCCAGGTGGTGATGGCCGAAGCGCTGGGCATCGATAAGGACAAACCTAAAGAAGCCGTTACCGTAGCAGTCAAGATGTTGAAAG ACGACGCGACGGAAAAGGACCTCTCGGACCTGGTGTCAGAGATggagatgatgaagatgattgGCCGGCACAAAAACATCATCAACTTGCTGGGAGCGTGCACACAGGACG GTCCACTTTATGTGATAGTGGAGTACGCATCCAAAGGGAACCTGAGGGAGTACCTGAGGGCCAGGCGACCACCAGGGATGGAGTACTCGTACGACATCGCGCGCGTTTCTGAAGAGCCCCTCACCTTTAAAGATCTGGTTTCGTGCACTTATCAAGTGGCCCGCGGCATGGAGTATTTAGCCTCTCAGAAG TGTATACACAGAGACCTCGCTGCCAGAAACGTGTTGGTCACAGAGAGCAACGTGATGAAGATCGCAGACTTCGGCTTGGCCAGGGACGTCCACAACATCGATTACTATAAAAAGACCACCAAC GGTCGCTTGCCGGTGAAGTGGATGGCTCCCGAGGCGCTTTTCGACCGCGTATACACACACCAGAGCGACGT ATGGTCGTTCGGCGTGCTCATGTGGGAGATCTTCACATTGGGGGGCTCACCGTACCCCGGAATTCCTGTGGAAGAGCTCTTCAAACTCCTAAAGGAGGGACACCGTATGGACAAACCAGCCAACTGCACCAACGACCT GTATATGATGATGAAAGACTGTTGGCACGCAATCTCTTCACAGAGGCCTAcattcaagcagctggtggagGATTTGGACCGTATTCTCACGCTGGCAAGCCAAGAG GAATACATTGACCTGTGCGCTCCGACTGAGCAGTACTCGCCGTGTTTCCCGGACACTCGCAGCTCCTGCTCGTCTGGAGACGACTCGGTGTTCTCTCACGAGCCCTTACCGGACGAGCCGTGCCTTCCCAAATACCAGCACATCAACGGTGGCATAAAAACATGA
- the fgfr2 gene encoding fibroblast growth factor receptor 2 isoform X5: protein MGSVSRGRWRKGGWGGVSVTDAMSTWPWLTVVLLLVSLAASVRARPPIVPSEEEEAAVADDTISSGDDQDDAERSDDVGADTEQMRPPHWTSPEKMEKKLHAVPAANTVKFRCAAGGNPMPMLHWLKNGRPFRPEDRMGGYRVRHQHWTLIMESVVPSDKGNYTCVVENKYGSINHTYTLDVVERSPHRPILQAGLPANVTVHVGEDARFVCKVYSDAQPHIQWLHHITKNGSRYAPNGDPYVRVLKTAGVNTTDKEIEVLFLPNVTFKEAGEYTCLAGNSIGISYHSAWLTVLPAETDISEPDYPPDYVEIAIYCIGVFLIACMVVIVVVCRMRTSIKKPDFGGQPAVHKLTKQIPLRRQVTVSADSSSSMSSSTPLVRITTRRSSEHEHMIPEYELPEDPRWEFSRDKLTLGKPLGEGCFGQVVMAEALGIDKDKPKEAVTVAVKMLKDDATEKDLSDLVSEMEMMKMIGRHKNIINLLGACTQDGPLYVIVEYASKGNLREYLRARRPPGMEYSYDIARVSEEPLTFKDLVSCTYQVARGMEYLASQKCIHRDLAARNVLVTESNVMKIADFGLARDVHNIDYYKKTTNGRLPVKWMAPEALFDRVYTHQSDVWSFGVLMWEIFTLGGSPYPGIPVEELFKLLKEGHRMDKPANCTNDLYMMMKDCWHAISSQRPTFKQLVEDLDRILTLASQEEYIDLCAPTEQYSPCFPDTRSSCSSGDDSVFSHEPLPDEPCLPKYQHINGGIKT, encoded by the exons ATACCATCTCATCCGGTGACGATCAGGACGACGCTGAGCGATCGGATGATGTCGGGGCAGACACCGAACAGATGC GGCCTCCACACTGGACGTCACCagaaaaaatggagaaaaagcTCCATGCAGTACCAGCAGCCAACACGGTGAAGTTCCGATGTGCAGCGGGGGGAAATCCAATGCCGATGCTACACTGGCTGAAAAATGGCAGACCGTTCCGGCCAGAGGACCGCATGGGTGGCTATAGG GTCCGACACCAGCACTGGACTTTGATCATGGAGAGTGTGGTTCCTTCTGACAAAGGCAACTACACCTGTGTTGTGGAGAACAAATATGGCTCGATAAACCACACCTACACCCTAGACGTAGTTG AACGTTCTCCACACCGGCCCATTCTCCAGGCAGGTCTGCCAGCCAACGTCACGGTGCATGTGGGAGAGGATGCTCGCTTTGTGTGTAAGGTGTACAGCGATGCCCAGCCTCACATCCAGTGGCTACATCACATCACGAAGAACGGCAGTCGCTACGCTCCCAATGGAGACCCTTATGTCCGTGTCCTCAAG ACGGCAGGTGTAAACACCACGGATAAAGAAATTGAGGTCCTCTTCCTGCCCAACGTTACTTTCAAGGAAGCTGGTGAATATACGTGTTTGGCGGGTAACTCTATTGGGATCTCCTATCACTCTGCTTGGTTGACGGTTCTTCCAG CTGAGACAGACATCTCAGAGCCTGATTATCCTCCGGACTACGTAGAGATCGCCATCTACTGCATCGGAGTGTTCCTCATCGCCTGCATGGTGGTCATCGTAGTCGTCTGCAGAATGCGGACGTCAATCAAGAAGCCTGATTTCGGAGGCCAACCCGCCGTCCACAAGCTGACCAAACAGATCCCACTGCGCCGCCAGGTAACA GTTTCAGCCGACTCGAGCTCTTCCATGAGCTCCAGTACGCCGCTGGTCAGGATCACGACGCGCAGAAGCTCTGAGCACGAGCACATGATCCCTGAGTATGAGCTTCCCGAAGATCCTCGCTGGGAATTCTCCAGAGACAA GCTGACGCTGGGTAAGCCACTAGGCGAAGGCTGTTTCGGCCAGGTGGTGATGGCCGAAGCGCTGGGCATCGATAAGGACAAACCTAAAGAAGCCGTTACCGTAGCAGTCAAGATGTTGAAAG ACGACGCGACGGAAAAGGACCTCTCGGACCTGGTGTCAGAGATggagatgatgaagatgattgGCCGGCACAAAAACATCATCAACTTGCTGGGAGCGTGCACACAGGACG GTCCACTTTATGTGATAGTGGAGTACGCATCCAAAGGGAACCTGAGGGAGTACCTGAGGGCCAGGCGACCACCAGGGATGGAGTACTCGTACGACATCGCGCGCGTTTCTGAAGAGCCCCTCACCTTTAAAGATCTGGTTTCGTGCACTTATCAAGTGGCCCGCGGCATGGAGTATTTAGCCTCTCAGAAG TGTATACACAGAGACCTCGCTGCCAGAAACGTGTTGGTCACAGAGAGCAACGTGATGAAGATCGCAGACTTCGGCTTGGCCAGGGACGTCCACAACATCGATTACTATAAAAAGACCACCAAC GGTCGCTTGCCGGTGAAGTGGATGGCTCCCGAGGCGCTTTTCGACCGCGTATACACACACCAGAGCGACGT ATGGTCGTTCGGCGTGCTCATGTGGGAGATCTTCACATTGGGGGGCTCACCGTACCCCGGAATTCCTGTGGAAGAGCTCTTCAAACTCCTAAAGGAGGGACACCGTATGGACAAACCAGCCAACTGCACCAACGACCT GTATATGATGATGAAAGACTGTTGGCACGCAATCTCTTCACAGAGGCCTAcattcaagcagctggtggagGATTTGGACCGTATTCTCACGCTGGCAAGCCAAGAG GAATACATTGACCTGTGCGCTCCGACTGAGCAGTACTCGCCGTGTTTCCCGGACACTCGCAGCTCCTGCTCGTCTGGAGACGACTCGGTGTTCTCTCACGAGCCCTTACCGGACGAGCCGTGCCTTCCCAAATACCAGCACATCAACGGTGGCATAAAAACATGA